The region AAAGTTTTACAATTGTTACCCAAACATTTGCATTATAATAGTTAGAATTAATACATTTAGAAATATTATGATATTTTCATTATTTGCCTGATATTTCAGAAActgatttattttcttgtatagtttagattttatttttctttaatattccCTTATTTTCTTGTAGGGAACTCTCCGCCTTTGTCCTATTGTATTAATTTCTTGATTAGTTGCTTGATGTGTTTACCCGAACATATCTACCTAGACGTTTCCGCGATCTTGTTTCCAAAATCAAGTTGGCATCTACATTACCATCTTAAGTTTGAGGGGAATGTTTTCTGAATATGTTAcgatattttctttattttcctgatatttcaaatgctgatttattttcttgtatatATAGTTTGATTTTCTTCTCTAATGCTTTTCATTAATTCTCTTAttgtatttcttattttaattaattaactggtcttattcaactataaataagcATTTCTTGTACACGTACAGTTATAACACAGAAATGTTCTACCTACACGTTCGAATCTCTTGAAACGGAAGATAGTAGATGATGCAACTTGCCCTTGCTGTGAGGGTGCTGAAGAAACCATAATACACACCCTTTGGACCTGCCCAGCAGCCCAAGGTGTGTGAGGCAGTGAATCTTCCCCTTTCCAGAAGTGTGGCCGTGAGGAACTGAGCTTCATGGTGCTCTATGAGCATTGCTTACATCGATTCAGCAGGGAGCATGTTGAAAATTTGGTTTAGAAGAAATACCTATGTTTTTGAAGATGCATTCACTCACCCAGATGAAGTCTACGCAGCGGCGGTAGAGTCCCTACGTGAGTACAAATTTTGCAAGCAGTCGGACCAGATTGTGCAACAACCTCATGCAAGAACTGGTTCTAATAGAGAGAATATTATATGGAGTCCTCCACCGACTGGATACATTAACATTAACTGGGACGCTTCTATTAACAAAAAGGAGGGCTGCATTGGCTTGGATATTATTGCTCAGGATTGCACGGGTTGATTTTTGGGGGCTCGAAGCCTTACTCATCATCTGCTGGTGGAAGCAAAGACTGCAGAAACTATGGCTGCGCTTGGGGCTGTTCAGTTTAGCAAAGAGGTTGGTTTGTTTGATGCCATTTTTTAAGGAGACGCAGCCTAGATTATTTCAGAGATTAATTCTGCCCCTCCTTATCTCTCTAGAACTAGTCATTTTATCGAGAGCATTCACTTGGAGAAGCAATGGTTTCgttcttgttcttttgtttttgcacCTCGAGATTCCAATTCAGCAGCCCATAAGAGGCTGTTTGTAATAAAACTGATTTGTGTTAGCTAGAGGATACTCGTAAGAGTATCTCTAATATTGTTCTTAGGGAAGTTATGTGTCCCTAGATCGTTTGTTTTAGGGGATCATTTTCGTTTTTTGATTAATGAAGATTATGAggttctttgttaaaaaaagaagaagttaaaacacaaaaatatacAATTCAATTCAACTTTTCTATTCtctaatttattttaacaataattgtggttattattcaatatcttacgtgtgaggttttttgttttggcaAGACCAAAAGAAGATTTTCAAATCTATTCATCTAAATAAAAGGTCCTCCCTTCTTTTAGTGAATATCATATTGGAACTATGtattctaataattaattaaagtactCAAATAGCATCCAAactgttgaaaattatttcttgaaaatttaagtttcctgccaatttgaatatttcaacttttcctttattttttcaattactcTTTATCTCACATTGAAAAGTTATGAGTTTTTTGTGTGCTTTCTAAGCATTTATCTTGCTCTTATATTATATTGGATTTTGAGTACACACATAGTACTTGTGTCACCCAGTATGAAGCACTGTCGTCTCAAGCACGTGTGTCGcttaaaaacttacaaaattaaaattttttaattaaaaaaatgaaaaaccagaagaaaaggggtggctcggcagcctatatatataatatagtgacacgtgtcatcattttattaatgctaatatgacacactaacagaatccgtcaagtgttttggCGGAATTTGATTGCAGaaaataatttagttttataaacaTATACTTTTAGTAAGAGTAACACATGTCACTAATTTATTGGTGTTGACGGAATTTAattacaatgactaaattgtaatttttttcctaCCTTAAAGaactttgaattattttttattctgcagtgcacaatttgtaatttaggccaaccacatggattgattttgcatttatccattaattttttattttttatttttattttttttaaaaaaatagtcacATTagtatatttgaaaatttagagGGCTATTTCAAAATCGGCTGTTAGttcatgggtatttttgtaaatttcgtaaAATTCTTACTAACATTTgaatcctagcattttttttttttgataaaaaaaggagggatattttaaaaattttggcaggatttaacagcaaatcctaacagagtaccCTGAAGTGAGATGTTTGAAAACTTGGATACactagtttgagacgtttgataGTTCAATACCATTTTCTCAAAACATCGtatagtttgatacccttttgagaagttatttcaaacaaaattgtAGTGTAAAGTTAGGTAGATGATTTTTGGGAGGCCATTAACTAATCACTTCAAAATCTTTTCGTACTTacataaataaatgaaatatttttaaaacttttgtgGGCGCCATGTGGTTCGACCACTACAAGCAGGGGCTCTCTTGCCAGGGCAACTCGGGAGAGTGGGGCCCTTGCTCGAGTCGAGTAATAAATAACAAAGGATCTCTAATTATAAAGGGATCCCAATTTCCCACCCACCCCACAACCATCAGGTATGACCCTCCCTAAAATTCAATTCAGTAAAAGACAGGCCCCATTGAAGCTCGAGCTAGGTTAGTGAAGACTTCTCAAATACCCTTCAGCCAGACCACAAAAACACAAtgaacaaaatattttcactcAACCACCCCTTCCCAATCCATGTCAACCATCAACCAAGGCCCGAACCAGCTTTCATTACCATCCCGGCCACCACAACCTAGGCCAACACCAATTCAAGCCATGTCTCTCTTCAATCTACCCCAACACCTATTCCCATTACCACGTTGCCACGTACGAGTCTCTCAGAACCACTTACCCGCCGGCCACCATCCAAAGGTTCCTTGTATGGAGACGAGAGTTACAAATGAAATTCAAAATAACTATTGTATGTTGTCTTCATATGTCTCAATACGCCCTACAGGTTCCATAAGAGACAATAGTTACAAGaattacaagatgataaattaaatttattgtaattgatatagaagtaaaagaaatttgtaatgtttagactatatatttctttataaaatagtgttttgtatacaatcaaataaataacaagaaataTGTAGTCAACAAAAATGTTTTGACGTGTGGATGTATGCTATAGGCTGAACCACTTTAATTgtgtctctcttttttattctcATCTCTTTGCTAgattatgtatttttatatgaTATCAGAGCTAAAGATCACGAGTTCGAACTTTGACTTCGTCATTTAcctcctatttcaattaaatatttcatgtgttgagTCTCACTTATCAAAAGAAAGTTTGAATTCACACgtaagggggagtgttaaagtattgattaagtgattaaatttacttcttcctattagcttaaacttttgggacaagtggtaatttatatatatatatatatatgaaacaagGACATGACTAGTAgtgaaaatggagaagaaaagAGGGTGAAGAATGTGATTGGAGTTTTCCCACCctattctttaatttcttgactgACCATCTCATTATATTCAGCTACTCGTTGGCAGTAATTCAGACCATAATCACTTTTCTTGATGAATACCTCTAACACTATGATTGGCGGTTAGAGAGTAAATTTATTTTGTGGTGTTTTAACACTATAGCCCCTTAATATCATTGACAGAgccatttttcctaaaaaaaaaaataaaaaaataaaaaaattataggtgtCCTTGACACATATATTCAATGTTGCAGACCTCAGTTGGTATTATGAGCACcaaaaaatttatatagttCCAGTTTCTTAGGAGACCCCTCTAGCTTTGTGACCCCCTACAAGAGTCAAGCCTAAAGAGGAGATTGAAGCTGAAAGAACACGAGGAACGGTTCTAACCCCATAAACAACAATCAAGCAATAATTatcacaaattaaaattattgtacAAAGACAACATGCATGAGAGTCACAGCCACAAAATCAATCGCATATTAACAACACAagattttgttaacgaagtgaaaaacCCTTTGAACACATTAAAAGGAAAAACCACTTGAGGGTAGCTAAATTCGAGAAATCACTATAATAAAGAAGATCCAAAATACAGACAAAGAAACTTATAAACCCTTTGCAAGTATAAGACTTTGTATGATAACAAGCTCCTCGCTCGGCTCCGTGCTAGCCAATTTTCTTCGAGTGCCTTTCCTTACCGATCCATCTAAAATACAgacaaagaaacttacaaggccTATTGGCAAGTATAAGACTCTGTATGATAACGAGCTCATCACTTGGCTCCGTGCATGCTAGCCAATCTTTTTTGAATGCATTTCCTTACCAATTCATCGGTAAACTTCTTTGTAGTTGAACGATGTGCATGATGAGGTTTtgaacaaaatcaaaatcaaaatcagaaCATCAAGAAAGAAAGCTCAAAGCTTTGCATAAATTCTCTCTTGGAATGAAAGTCGAAAATGAAGCAATTAAGCTGTCTCTAGAGGCTTTCTCAAGGTGTTCCTTAATCTACTTGCTTGTTCCCAAACAATGAGCATATCATGTTTATGGGGCTAGAACcgttcctttctctctctatttctttcttcttatttaattttcacatgtgcgtttaatttagtttagtgtTCCACCGTTCCGGCCACCAGAATTAGATGCAGGTATATATTGAAATCTCAACCCACCGACAATCCAAGAACCAATTCACCTCAACTTGCGAtttcaaccaagaagaaaagaaaaacgacAACGCAATCCACCGACAAAGCAATAATTTACTCCACCACCAAAACTTGCGATATCCAAAAACCACAGGTGacaattaaagaagaagaaagaaacataGAGAAATGAAGTGAAAAACAGAGGAGAGGGGAAAGAACGGCTGAGGCAGTGAGGCGCACATCAAATGAGAAAGGAGAGGTGGAGTACTCTCACCACACAAGATATGCATCACAAcaatagaaaatgaaaacttaaaaaaaaaaaaaaaaatgcataacaACAATAGTGTTAAAGAGTCCCACATTATCAAAATATACTTGGGTCGTAGACTTTATAAGCTTCGAGCAAATCTCTTCTTTGAAGGTGCATattgtggaagagtaaggctcaAAGGACTTTATCATGGTACAAGAGCTTCAGGACCTTGAACAATGTTGGGCATTCCCTTCCGTTACacacgtgtttggacaatagtgccacacgtgagggggcgtgttaaaagTCTCACATTGACAAGTTATACTTGACACTCATCTTCCAATCCCTATCTGTGGTAGTTAGAGACTAATGAGCTTGGTTGGCAAGCTTGTCGCTACATATGCATGCCCCCcatagatagatatatatatatatatatatatatatggagatcGATCGGGAGTTTTTAAATAAATCCCAGAAGATCGAATCCAGCAATGCTTTTGAACCCTATATTCCCTTATATATTATGGATCCAAAAGGTGAAGTAAATGACAAGGGATGAGTATATGTTAGAGATGCCAAATCAATCAATAGAGCTTGTCTTATTAGAATTAAAGACAAGTGATGAGAAAATAAGCTTTTCCGAGTTATATACTCAATGGTGAAGGCTCCGGCAAGGACATAATTAGCAGCCAAGGCTTCAAACAAAACTGATTCAATGGAAGCTCTCTTTCGACCTGGGCATTGTCAGTATTCCCCCGGCCCCTACCTACTCCTCCGGCCGGTAGTGTCATATATgcacataaaaaatatatattaatcaaaataatatttatgtaaaatatatataccgATTAAAAAAATCATTGGCAAACGATCGAGAATCTGATCATActcatatatagtatatataaggTGGAATGTGCATGTGAGTTTGATAAGTAATTAACATTCACAGTTTACTGCTTTGAGTGAGTACGATAATGTTGGGTTTGTGCAATAGTCATAGGTTGTTTGTAGTAACTTTAGTGGTGCTTGCTGGGATTCAGCCATCGTATTCTTCACCGACCACTCGGTACTTTCAATTTAATGTAAGCTAATTAACTCAGAAACTATATATATCTGCTTTCTCGATCCCCACTTCGATTCTGGGAATATATACACTGCTTTAGGCACTGTGGTTTTTGTTTCCAGGTTGAGTGGAAGAAGGTAACACGTTTGTGCCACACAAAGCCACTGCTGACAGTGAATGGGGAGTATCCAGGGCCGACCGTTGCTGTCCATGAAGGTGACAATGTTGAAGTAAAGGTCACTAATCGTATTGCCAAAAACACTACCATCCATTggtgagtatatatatatatatatgaaaatcaaTGATCATATTAATTTGCTTAATTAGCAATTGTCCTAATGACTTAAGCATTTGCGAGTACTTTTTTATAATCTACTTACTTAATTGTGACACTCGAAAAAGTTAATCCCATGTTGAATTGCCTATATATATTAAGTGGTCTGGATTATAAATGTGTTCATATATAGGTGCTAATTAGTCTCAttagttttaaatttactaggtaaaactgagttttataaataattttagagaACTCTAATTGCAACTTGACTATAGTCATTTTAGAGTACCGATACTACATATGTAAGATAGTCATTTTTTCAAGGGCTTTGGGGGAGGTTCAACCACCTTTAACAATAGGTTTTGGGGTGTTCCAGCCACCCGTAATGTTGGTTttgggtggccaaccaccccacccaattttatttatttatttatttattataatatttatttttataagtaatatgttaaaaaatggttgaaatttGTACcgaataatttattttgttacataggCATATATGCCTATGACGAGAATTTGTACTTTCATTTTTAAACCACAAAAACTTATTTATAATAAGATCAAATCCCATGAAccaatttaacaatttaataaGTCGGGTTAGAgttgatctatatagtcttatatctatGTGTTGACACAATCCAAACCTACTACGCGACATAAGGGCCGCCtagcaattttttacacgacccgcGAATTTGACATAAACCCAACATGAAATTACGGGGTCAAGGTTGAAGGGTTTGACCCagccgtttaattaaatgagtcgggttatagttgacctatataatcttatatatatattcctggCCTTTATCAACACAATCCAAACCCGACATGTTAAAGTTCTCTCCATTGGTCCGAGTATCTCACATGCATGATGCCAATGATATGTAAaagcttgtttgttttttatatagaaattaaaagCTCGTTTTGTTAATACATAGGCATGGAATAAGGCAACTGAGAAGTGGATGGGCAGATGGGCCGGCATACATTACACAATGTCCGATTAGAGGAGGGCAGTCATACACATATGTGTTCAGTGTGATCGACCAAAGAGGCACCCTCCTATGGCATGCGCATTATGGCTGGCAACGTGCTTCAGTCTACGGTGCCTTCATAATCTACCCTCGCATGCCATATCCTTTTTCAGCAGTACCAATCAAAGCTGAAGTCCCCATTATCTTTGGTATTatattaatcttaattaattaattactaattaCTTTTCCCTGGCCTCTTTGATCGATCTAATTAAGTttcctctctcttcttcttcattttcagtTAAATTTGTTTATGGGTTTGTCTGCAGGTGAATGGTGGAATGGAGATGTAGATGCAGTGGAAAATGAGATGATGTTGTACGGAAGTGGACCTAATAGTTCTGATGCTTATACCATTAATGGCTTGCCAGGACCTCTTTATCCTTGCTCTAACAAAGGTAGCATTGGTATTTCTCGAAAAATCGTGAGATATTTCTTATATCTTTATATAATTTGAGGAGATTCGGTAGGGGTAGACAGTGTGGGAGAATAAAAGGCCTTCAGAGGTAGAATTGAGATATAGTGCAATTGTCTGCCCATATTATTTGCAATTTGGAGAGCAATTGTGACATAGTCCTTGTAGAGCCCACCTAACCGGGCAGATATTCGAACAGTCAAAAACTTGCTCAGGCAGGTAAGCTCCATAAGGGGCCCTCTCACATATGTTTGCCCGGAGTGTTGGAGAGTAGCGAAAAACATGAGAAACGTAAATCATTaattttatgccttatgaaggTTATTCTCCTTTATCAACTGAAAAAATTCAGGTTTCTCTCAAAAATGGGaaaatcttttttcaaaaaatattttatgccgaaacaaaatagaaaataaaactctttttcataatttttgttcTATAAAGATCAAAATGCATGAAATACATGATAATTAAGATGCCAAAACAGAGATTGTGGTTGTGGTATGCATAAATAAGCCACAGAATCATGTAGTGAAGAAGATATGACCAACTATGTCTGAAAGACTTGATACATATTTTGTTGATGGCGATCTTACCTTTTTATGTTTCACTGTGGTGTCTGTGCAGATACTTTCATCCAGACGGTCGAGCGTGGCAAAACCTACATGCTTAGAATCATTAATGCTGCACTCAATGATGAGCTCTTCTTCGCAATAGCTAACCACACATTGACAGTTGTTGAAGTTGATGCTATTTACACAAAACCTTTCACAACCACAGCCATTATGGTTGCTCCTGGACAAACTACTGATGTTCTGATCACTGCAAACCAAATTCCAGACTCATCAGGCATGTTTCTAATGGCTGCCACGCCTTATGTCACTGCCATTTTCCCATTCAACAACTCCACTACAATTGCCTTTCTAAAGTACAAAAACACAGGGAATGAAAAATTTGAGGCCCCAACTTTGCCGAGGAGTCTTACACTTGGGAACCTTCCTGAAATGAGAGACACTGCCTTTGCCACAAAATTCTCTAAGAAGCTCCGCAGCCTTGCATCTCTTGAGTATCCTTGTAATGTGCCCAAAAAGATTGACAAGCGAGTCATAACAACGATAAGCCTTAACCTTCAAGATTGTCCTGCAAACAAAACCTGCAAGGGCTATGGTGATAAGAGATTCTCTGCTTCGATGAACAACCAATCCTTTGTTCGGCCTTCTAAGTCGATATTGGAATCTTATTACAAGAACCTCGCTACAGATGCATACTCGACTGATTTCCCGGAAAAGCCGCGGAATGCGTTTGATTATACCGGTGTCGATCCGTTAGCAGAAAACATGAATGCAGAGTTTGGTACAAGGATTTTGGTAGTGTCGTATGGCACAAGTATAGAAATCGTGCTGCAGGGTACAAGCTTTCTTAATGTGGAGAACCATCCGATTCATGTCCATGGCCACAACTTCTTCATTGTTGGCAGCGGGTTTGGAAATTTCAATGTTGCCAAGCATCCAGCAAAATACAACCTGGTTGATCCTCCAGAGAGGAACACGGTGGCAGTTCCGGCTGGCGGATGGGCAGCAATCCGATTGAAGGCAGACAATCCTGGAGTATGGTTCATACATTGCCATCTTGAGGAACATACTTCCTGGGGTCTCTCCACAGCTTTCATTGTCAAAAATGGTCACGGCCACTCTCAAAGCTTGCTTCCTCCACCTGAAGATTTTCCCTTATGTTGAAactatatatgatatatgagaTTGGTGATCATTTAAGAATTTTGTGGACATTCCTCTTTATGGATGAAGATCATACAAGTAAAGCTAGCATATAGCCAGGCACCATGGGCTACTTGTTTCACACTTAACCAGGGGACCATTTGGAAACTGAACTTGCAGCATAATTCTGAGTTGTGGATAAATTTTGCTTAGATGTTCTCATGGAGAGCAATGCTATTTAGAAGACTCTTATACAACTTCTATATAACTGGGATAacgtggca is a window of Alnus glutinosa chromosome 4, dhAlnGlut1.1, whole genome shotgun sequence DNA encoding:
- the LOC133867362 gene encoding laccase-1; translated protein: MLGLCNSHRLFVVTLVVLAGIQPSYSSPTTRYFQFNVEWKKVTRLCHTKPLLTVNGEYPGPTVAVHEGDNVEVKVTNRIAKNTTIHWHGIRQLRSGWADGPAYITQCPIRGGQSYTYVFSVIDQRGTLLWHAHYGWQRASVYGAFIIYPRMPYPFSAVPIKAEVPIIFGEWWNGDVDAVENEMMLYGSGPNSSDAYTINGLPGPLYPCSNKDTFIQTVERGKTYMLRIINAALNDELFFAIANHTLTVVEVDAIYTKPFTTTAIMVAPGQTTDVLITANQIPDSSGMFLMAATPYVTAIFPFNNSTTIAFLKYKNTGNEKFEAPTLPRSLTLGNLPEMRDTAFATKFSKKLRSLASLEYPCNVPKKIDKRVITTISLNLQDCPANKTCKGYGDKRFSASMNNQSFVRPSKSILESYYKNLATDAYSTDFPEKPRNAFDYTGVDPLAENMNAEFGTRILVVSYGTSIEIVLQGTSFLNVENHPIHVHGHNFFIVGSGFGNFNVAKHPAKYNLVDPPERNTVAVPAGGWAAIRLKADNPGVWFIHCHLEEHTSWGLSTAFIVKNGHGHSQSLLPPPEDFPLC